From a single Streptomyces misionensis genomic region:
- the bioB gene encoding biotin synthase BioB — MDLLNTLVDKGLRRELPTREEALAVLATSDDDLLDVVAAAGKVRRHWFGRRVKLNYLVNLKSGLCPEDCSYCSQRLGSEAGILKYTWLKPDEASKAAAAGLAGGAKRVCLVASGRGPTDRDVDRVSQTIKAIKDENEGVEVCACLGLLSDGQAERLREAGADAYNHNLNTSESTYGDITTTHTYADRVDTVQKAHAAGLSPCSGLIAGMGESDEDLVDVVFSLRELDPDSVPVNFLIPFEGTPLAKEWNLTPQRCLRILAMVRFVCPDVEVRIAGGREVHLRTMQPLALHLANSIFLGDYLTSEGQAGKADLEMIADAGFEVEGADQVTLPEHRAAGGCHEGAGACGSAPAEAQPVAGEPRTDLVAVRRRGAGTDLAPNA; from the coding sequence ATGGACCTGCTGAACACGCTGGTGGACAAGGGGCTTCGGCGCGAGCTGCCGACCCGCGAGGAAGCACTCGCCGTGCTGGCCACCTCCGACGACGACCTGCTCGATGTGGTGGCCGCGGCCGGCAAGGTGCGCCGGCACTGGTTCGGCCGCCGCGTGAAACTCAACTACCTGGTCAACCTCAAGTCCGGCCTGTGCCCCGAGGACTGCTCCTACTGCTCCCAGCGGCTCGGCTCCGAGGCGGGCATCCTCAAGTACACCTGGCTCAAGCCCGACGAGGCGTCCAAGGCGGCGGCCGCGGGGCTGGCGGGCGGGGCCAAGCGGGTCTGCCTGGTGGCCAGCGGGCGCGGCCCGACCGACCGGGACGTGGACCGGGTCTCGCAGACCATCAAGGCGATCAAGGACGAGAACGAGGGCGTCGAGGTGTGCGCGTGCCTCGGGCTGCTCTCCGACGGCCAGGCCGAGCGGCTGCGCGAGGCGGGCGCGGACGCGTACAACCACAACCTGAACACCTCGGAGTCCACCTACGGGGACATCACCACCACCCACACGTACGCCGATCGGGTGGACACGGTGCAGAAGGCGCACGCGGCCGGACTGTCGCCCTGCTCCGGTCTGATCGCCGGGATGGGCGAGAGCGACGAGGACCTGGTGGACGTCGTCTTCTCGCTGCGCGAGCTGGACCCCGACTCCGTTCCGGTGAACTTCCTGATCCCGTTCGAGGGCACCCCGCTGGCCAAGGAGTGGAACCTCACCCCCCAGCGCTGCCTGCGGATCCTGGCGATGGTCCGCTTCGTCTGCCCGGACGTGGAGGTGCGCATCGCGGGCGGCCGCGAGGTCCACCTGCGCACCATGCAGCCGCTGGCGCTGCACCTGGCCAACTCGATCTTCCTCGGCGACTACCTGACCAGCGAGGGCCAGGCGGGCAAGGCCGACCTGGAGATGATCGCCGACGCCGGCTTCGAGGTGGAGGGCGCCGACCAGGTGACCCTGCCGGAGCACCGGGCGGCCGGCGGCTGCCACGAGGGGGCCGGGGCCTGCGGCTCGGCGCCCGCGGAAGCGCAGCCGGTCGCGGGCGAGCCCCGGACCGATCTGGTGGCCGTCCGCCGCCGGGGCGCCGGAACGGACCTCGCGCCCAATGCCTGA
- a CDS encoding helix-turn-helix domain-containing protein — translation MQNGPAVRRRKLGAELRTLRTGAGLTSGEAARLVGWHQSKVSRIETGSSGVKPADLRLLLDAYAVRDAQLRELLLMLAGSENDGDRDRWWHAYRGVLPPTYRDFISLESQARAMRTLETTVVPGLLQTAEYARAVTRAAVKDLDEERLDALVEVRLARQDVLRSNPPLELCAVLDEAVLRREVGGPEVMARQLERLMEAALLPQVRLQVLPFGAGAHVGLTGPFVIFSFPSTSDLDVVVLDQLTSSLYLERKEDLRAYSEAFQTLQEHALSPHDSLAYIAGIGDGA, via the coding sequence ATGCAGAACGGGCCGGCAGTGCGCCGTCGCAAATTGGGTGCCGAACTGCGCACGCTGCGCACGGGGGCGGGACTCACCAGTGGGGAGGCCGCCCGGCTGGTCGGCTGGCACCAGTCGAAGGTGAGCCGTATCGAGACGGGCTCCAGTGGCGTGAAACCGGCCGATCTGCGCTTGCTGCTGGACGCCTACGCCGTGCGGGACGCCCAGCTGCGCGAGCTGCTGCTGATGCTGGCGGGCTCCGAGAACGACGGCGACCGCGACCGCTGGTGGCACGCCTACCGCGGGGTGCTGCCGCCCACCTACCGGGACTTCATCAGCCTGGAGTCGCAGGCCCGCGCGATGCGCACGCTGGAGACCACGGTGGTGCCCGGCCTGCTCCAGACGGCCGAGTACGCCCGCGCGGTGACCCGGGCGGCCGTCAAGGACCTGGACGAGGAGCGCCTGGACGCGCTGGTGGAGGTGCGGCTGGCCCGGCAGGACGTGCTGCGCTCGAACCCTCCGCTGGAGCTGTGCGCGGTCCTGGACGAGGCGGTGCTGCGGCGCGAGGTGGGCGGCCCCGAGGTGATGGCGCGGCAGCTGGAGCGGCTGATGGAGGCCGCGCTGCTGCCCCAAGTGCGGCTACAGGTACTTCCGTTCGGGGCGGGAGCGCATGTCGGCCTCACCGGCCCTTTCGTTATTTTCTCATTTCCGAGCACTTCTGATCTCGATGTGGTTGTTCTAGACCAATTGACGAGTAGCCTCTACCTGGAACGGAAAGAAGACCTCCGGGCGTACTCGGAGGCCTTCCAGACCCTCCAGGAACACGCTCTTTCCCCCCACGATTCGCTCGCCTACATCGCCGGGATAGGTGACGGCGCGTAA
- a CDS encoding adenosylmethionine--8-amino-7-oxononanoate transaminase, protein MPDAFPPDVAGLLELDRRHVWHPYGPMPGRVEPLVVKSASGVRLRLADGSGELVDGMSSWWSAIHGYNHPVLNEAVTGQLSRMSHVMFGGLTHEPAVRLAKLLVDMSPDGLEHVFLADSGSVSVEVAVKMCLQYWRSLGRPGKQRMLTWRGGYHGDTWHPMSVCDPEGGMHELWSGVLPRQVFADAPPAEYDESYARTLRELIARHADELAGVIVEPVVQGAGGMRFHSPGYLRVLREACDAHDVLLVFDEIATGFGRTGALFAADHAAVTPDVMCVGKALTGGYLTMAATLCTARVADGISRGEVPVLAHGPTFMGNPLAAAVACASLELLLGQDWQAEVKRIEAGLRAGLTPAAELPGVRDVRVLGAIGVVQLDHEVDMAAATRAAVREGVWLRPFRDLVYTMPPYVTSDEDVARIARAVCAAAREG, encoded by the coding sequence ATGCCTGACGCGTTCCCGCCGGACGTCGCCGGGCTGCTGGAGCTGGACCGCCGGCACGTGTGGCATCCGTACGGCCCGATGCCCGGACGTGTCGAACCGCTCGTCGTTAAGTCGGCGAGCGGGGTCCGGCTGCGGCTCGCGGACGGCTCGGGCGAGCTGGTGGACGGCATGTCGTCGTGGTGGTCGGCCATCCACGGCTACAACCACCCCGTGCTCAACGAGGCCGTGACCGGGCAGCTTTCGCGGATGAGCCACGTGATGTTCGGCGGGCTCACCCACGAGCCCGCGGTCCGGCTCGCGAAGCTCCTTGTCGACATGTCGCCGGACGGTCTGGAACACGTCTTCCTGGCCGACTCCGGCTCGGTGTCGGTCGAGGTCGCGGTGAAGATGTGCCTCCAGTACTGGCGTTCGCTCGGCCGGCCCGGCAAGCAGCGGATGCTGACCTGGCGGGGCGGCTACCACGGGGACACCTGGCATCCGATGTCGGTGTGCGACCCCGAGGGCGGGATGCACGAGCTGTGGTCGGGGGTGCTGCCGCGCCAGGTCTTCGCGGACGCGCCCCCGGCGGAGTACGACGAGTCGTACGCGCGGACGCTGCGCGAGCTGATCGCCCGGCACGCGGACGAACTGGCCGGGGTGATCGTGGAGCCGGTGGTGCAGGGCGCCGGCGGGATGCGCTTCCACTCCCCCGGGTACCTGCGGGTGCTGCGCGAGGCCTGCGACGCGCACGACGTGCTGCTGGTGTTCGACGAGATCGCGACCGGGTTCGGGCGCACGGGGGCGCTGTTCGCGGCGGACCACGCGGCCGTCACGCCGGATGTGATGTGTGTGGGCAAGGCGCTGACCGGCGGTTACCTGACGATGGCGGCCACGCTGTGCACCGCGCGGGTGGCCGACGGGATCTCGCGCGGCGAGGTGCCGGTGCTGGCGCACGGGCCGACGTTCATGGGCAATCCGCTGGCCGCGGCCGTGGCCTGCGCCTCCCTGGAGCTGCTGCTGGGCCAGGACTGGCAGGCCGAGGTGAAGCGGATCGAGGCGGGCCTGCGGGCCGGGCTGACCCCCGCGGCCGAGTTGCCCGGGGTGCGGGACGTGCGGGTGCTGGGCGCGATCGGGGTCGTCCAGCTGGACCACGAGGTCGACATGGCCGCGGCCACGCGTGCGGCCGTGCGGGAGGGCGTGTGGCTGCGTCCGTTCCGGGACCTGGTGTACACGATGCCGCCGTACGTCACCTCCGACGAGGACGTGGCGAGGATCGCGCGCGCGGTGTGTGCCGCGGCGCGGGAGGGATGA
- a CDS encoding fic family toxin-antitoxin system, toxin component has translation MLAEQKTPGDPQVADWGALIAAVARHRAEIFGVPVYETPYARAAALLQLLIHVPALERSNALFASAVAYAYLVASGVKVVTTPEQVRDLARLVKDGSASVDEIARELRRWSL, from the coding sequence ATGCTCGCCGAACAGAAGACGCCCGGGGACCCGCAGGTCGCCGACTGGGGCGCGCTGATCGCCGCCGTCGCCCGGCACCGGGCGGAGATATTCGGCGTGCCGGTGTACGAGACCCCGTACGCCCGGGCCGCCGCCCTCCTCCAGCTGCTCATCCACGTGCCGGCGCTGGAGCGCTCCAACGCGCTGTTCGCCTCCGCGGTCGCCTACGCCTACCTGGTCGCCAGCGGCGTCAAGGTGGTCACCACGCCGGAACAGGTGCGCGACCTCGCCCGGCTGGTGAAGGACGGCTCGGCGAGCGTGGACGAGATCGCCCGGGAGCTGCGCCGCTGGAGCCTGTGA
- a CDS encoding ATP-binding protein gives MADHLEASVILPSEPASVAAARSYVVGTLAEWGLPSDTEAADTVRLIVSELATNAVQHTLGQSPTFTVDIALDRDERLRIGVTDSHPRFPKRLPAAVQQDNGRGMVIIRWLTAECGGRLRVRPTREGGKTVSIELPWTVPVAPVPTAGRPDPRPRS, from the coding sequence ATGGCAGACCATCTGGAAGCATCCGTCATTCTGCCGAGCGAACCCGCCTCGGTCGCCGCCGCCCGCTCCTACGTGGTCGGCACGCTGGCGGAGTGGGGCCTGCCGTCGGACACCGAGGCGGCCGACACCGTGCGGCTCATCGTCTCCGAGCTCGCCACCAACGCCGTGCAGCACACCCTCGGGCAGTCCCCCACCTTCACCGTCGACATCGCGCTGGACCGCGACGAACGGCTCCGCATCGGTGTCACGGACAGTCACCCGCGCTTCCCCAAGCGGCTGCCCGCGGCCGTGCAGCAGGACAACGGCCGCGGCATGGTGATCATCCGCTGGCTCACCGCGGAGTGCGGCGGCAGGCTCCGGGTCCGGCCCACCAGGGAGGGCGGCAAGACGGTCTCCATCGAACTGCCCTGGACCGTCCCCGTCGCGCCGGTGCCGACGGCGGGCCGGCCGGACCCGCGGCCAAGGTCGTGA
- a CDS encoding toxin-antitoxin system, antitoxin component, translating into MAKTQLNVRVDEGTARAARERALARGMSVNRYIEELVRQDTGEVGRTFVEAAADFMKQYESVFAEEFSEARGTGPAEGRS; encoded by the coding sequence ATGGCGAAGACCCAGTTGAACGTGCGCGTGGACGAGGGCACCGCCCGCGCGGCCCGGGAGCGCGCGCTGGCCCGGGGGATGAGCGTGAACCGCTACATCGAGGAACTGGTCAGACAGGACACCGGCGAAGTCGGCCGTACGTTCGTGGAGGCGGCCGCCGACTTCATGAAGCAGTACGAGTCCGTGTTCGCCGAGGAGTTCTCCGAGGCGCGCGGCACCGGTCCGGCCGAAGGACGCAGCTGA
- a CDS encoding DUF397 domain-containing protein, giving the protein MSALPRNVPASTDLYDVRWLRSSYSTGANNCVETARPRSGPWSGLLAVRDSKDPAGPALLFSAPSWAGFVAALR; this is encoded by the coding sequence TTGTCAGCATTGCCTCGGAACGTCCCTGCCAGTACCGACCTGTACGACGTGCGCTGGCTGCGCAGCAGTTACAGCACCGGAGCCAACAACTGCGTGGAGACGGCCCGGCCGCGCTCCGGACCCTGGTCCGGACTGCTCGCCGTGCGCGACTCGAAGGACCCCGCGGGTCCCGCGCTGCTCTTCTCCGCCCCCAGCTGGGCCGGTTTCGTGGCCGCGCTGCGCTGA
- a CDS encoding 8-amino-7-oxononanoate synthase, with translation MAFGWIEEQARARRDAGLVRRLSPRPAESPLLDLASNDYLGLARHPEVTEGAARAARTWGGGATGSRLVTGTTALHAELERELAAFCGFEAALVFSSGYAANLAAVTALGPHGSLVVSDAGNHASLIDGCRLARGEVQVVGHADPQAVRKALATRGGAAIVVSDTVFSVDGDRAPLAELAEACRERGAGLVVDDAHGLGVLGEGGRGSAHAAGLAGAPDVVVTATLSKSLGSQGGVVLGPARVIDHLVNAARTFIFDTGLAPAAAGAALAALRLLAREPERAARARAVAGELYTRLTTAGLEAVRPDAAVVSVRAPSPEQAVRWAADCRTAGLAVGCFRPPSVPDGISRLRLTARADLSGAQIAHAVGVIGETRP, from the coding sequence ATGGCGTTCGGCTGGATCGAGGAGCAGGCGCGGGCGCGTCGCGACGCCGGGCTCGTACGGCGCCTCAGCCCGCGCCCCGCCGAGTCACCGTTGCTCGATCTGGCGAGCAACGACTACCTGGGCCTGGCCCGCCACCCCGAGGTCACCGAGGGCGCGGCCCGGGCCGCCCGCACCTGGGGCGGCGGCGCCACCGGCTCCCGGCTGGTCACCGGCACCACCGCGCTCCACGCCGAGCTGGAGCGCGAACTGGCCGCCTTCTGCGGCTTCGAGGCCGCCCTGGTCTTCTCCTCCGGCTACGCCGCCAACCTGGCCGCGGTCACCGCGCTCGGCCCGCACGGCTCCCTCGTCGTCTCCGACGCGGGCAACCACGCCTCGCTGATCGACGGCTGCCGGCTCGCCCGGGGCGAGGTCCAGGTCGTCGGGCACGCCGACCCGCAGGCGGTGCGCAAGGCCCTGGCCACGCGCGGGGGAGCGGCCATCGTCGTCTCCGACACCGTGTTCTCGGTCGACGGGGACCGGGCGCCGCTGGCCGAGCTGGCCGAGGCGTGCCGGGAACGGGGCGCCGGACTCGTCGTGGACGACGCCCACGGTCTCGGTGTCCTGGGCGAGGGCGGGCGCGGCTCGGCGCACGCGGCCGGGCTCGCGGGCGCCCCGGACGTGGTGGTCACGGCAACCCTGTCCAAGTCGCTGGGCAGCCAGGGCGGCGTGGTGCTGGGTCCCGCGCGGGTGATCGACCATCTGGTCAACGCGGCCCGGACGTTCATCTTCGACACCGGACTGGCCCCGGCGGCGGCCGGTGCGGCCCTCGCGGCCCTGCGGCTGCTCGCCCGCGAGCCCGAACGGGCGGCGCGGGCCCGCGCGGTGGCGGGGGAGCTGTACACGAGGCTGACCACCGCGGGCCTGGAGGCGGTGCGTCCGGACGCCGCGGTGGTCTCCGTGCGGGCTCCGTCCCCGGAGCAGGCGGTGCGCTGGGCGGCCGACTGCCGTACGGCCGGCCTGGCCGTGGGCTGTTTCCGACCTCCCTCCGTGCCCGACGGCATCTCACGGCTGAGGCTGACCGCGCGTGCGGACCTCTCCGGCGCGCAGATCGCACACGCGGTCGGGGTCATCGGCGAAACGCGACCATGA
- the bioD gene encoding dethiobiotin synthase has translation MPVLVITGTGTEVGKTVTTAALAAAAVAAGRSVAVLKAAQTGVRPDERGDADEVARLAGAVTADELARYPEPLAPGTAARRAGMAPVHPREVAERAAKLATEHDLVLVEGAGGLLVRFDAEGGTLADAARLLGAPVLIVATAGLGTLNTTELTARELRRRDLEPAGVVIGSWPAVPDLATRCNVADLPEVAGAPLLGALPAGAGALPPADFRAQAPAWLAPRLDGTWDAAAFRAREGARLEPGGTA, from the coding sequence ATGCCGGTACTGGTGATCACGGGAACGGGCACGGAGGTCGGCAAGACCGTCACCACGGCCGCCCTCGCCGCGGCGGCGGTCGCGGCCGGGCGTTCGGTGGCCGTGCTGAAGGCCGCGCAGACGGGGGTACGGCCGGACGAGCGCGGTGACGCCGACGAGGTGGCGCGGCTCGCGGGGGCCGTCACGGCGGACGAACTGGCGCGGTATCCGGAGCCGTTGGCGCCGGGGACGGCGGCGCGGCGGGCGGGCATGGCGCCCGTGCACCCGCGGGAGGTGGCCGAGCGGGCCGCCAAGCTGGCCACGGAGCACGATCTGGTGCTGGTCGAGGGGGCGGGCGGGCTGCTCGTCCGGTTCGACGCGGAGGGCGGCACGCTGGCCGACGCGGCGCGGCTGCTGGGGGCGCCGGTGCTGATCGTGGCCACGGCGGGGCTCGGCACGCTGAACACCACGGAACTGACGGCGCGCGAGCTGCGCCGCCGGGACCTGGAGCCGGCCGGGGTCGTCATCGGCAGCTGGCCCGCCGTCCCCGACCTGGCCACCCGCTGCAACGTCGCCGACCTCCCGGAGGTCGCCGGCGCCCCCCTCCTGGGCGCCCTTCCCGCGGGAGCGGGCGCCCTGCCCCCGGCGGACTTCCGCGCCCAGGCCCCGGCCTGGCTGGCGCCACGCCTGGACGGCACCTGGGACGCGGCGGCCTTCCGGGCCAGGGAGGGGGCCCGGCTGGAGCCCGGAGGTACGGCCTAG
- a CDS encoding ABC transporter permease, producing the protein MLKATLRSFLAHKGRLALSALAVILSVAFVAGSLIFSDTVSRTFDRLFASTAADVSVRPKRDLVSARASGAVQTLPAALRDRVARVPGVAAARADVQVQNVVVVDRHNRSVGPTNGAPTLAGAWYPTRHSPVELTSGHAPHGPGEALLDADTAGRGHVRIGDTLTVQAQPGTFRARVTGIATFTTTNSGAALLYLDPAVAGRQLLGSPARATGISVDAAEGVPADRLRQRVVAALGADAGAYDVQTAREQARSAAASLGTFLDVVKYVMLGFAGVALLVGVFLIVNTFSMLIAQRTRELGLLRALGADRRQVRRSVLTEALLLGLVGSTLGLATGIGLAFGLIRLMGVFGTNLAAARMVIGWGTPVAAYVVGLGVTFVAAYLPARRAAAVSPMAALADAEVAAVGKPLRTRGVVGAVVGTAGAAALAGCAAATRTAPAAALLGVGVALTLVATVVAGPLLVRPVIRVLGGSFPALFGPVGRMSQRNALRNPRRTGATAAALMVGLALVSGMSVASASMSASFDRRIDKTLGADFTVQNANFIPFTRQIADRVAATGGTGLVVPQRLTRIALRLPDGGRVETGAAAYGAGLDDVVHIDYARGGSAAALADGHLAMDATFARDHGVRPGSVLPVDFPGGRRARLTVGALTEQAATEGFGNQGGVFFGLGTLERYAPGGQDSALYVDAAPGTRPEDLRPRLERTLAPFPQVQVRDQTDYKKLVHDQIGVLLYLVYALLGLAIVIAVLGVVNTLALSVVERTREIGLLRAIGLGRRQLRRMIRLESVVIAVFGAVLGLALGLVWGVCMQQVLALRGLTAFAIPWGTIVAVVVGSAVVGVVAAVLPALRASRLNVLAAIAHE; encoded by the coding sequence GTGCTCAAGGCGACTCTGAGGAGCTTCCTCGCACACAAGGGACGGCTCGCGCTGTCCGCACTGGCCGTGATCCTGTCCGTGGCGTTCGTCGCGGGCAGCCTGATCTTCTCCGACACCGTCTCCCGCACGTTCGACCGGCTGTTCGCCTCCACCGCCGCCGACGTGTCCGTGCGGCCGAAGCGGGACCTGGTGTCCGCGCGGGCGAGCGGCGCGGTGCAGACCCTGCCGGCCGCGCTGCGCGACCGGGTGGCCCGGGTCCCCGGGGTGGCGGCGGCCCGCGCCGACGTACAGGTGCAGAACGTCGTGGTGGTCGACCGGCACAACCGGTCCGTCGGGCCGACCAACGGGGCACCCACCCTCGCCGGCGCCTGGTACCCGACCCGGCACAGCCCGGTGGAGCTGACCTCCGGGCACGCTCCGCACGGTCCGGGCGAGGCCCTGCTCGACGCCGACACGGCCGGCCGCGGGCACGTCCGGATCGGCGACACCCTGACGGTGCAGGCGCAGCCCGGCACCTTCCGGGCGCGGGTCACCGGGATCGCGACGTTCACCACGACCAACTCCGGCGCGGCGCTGCTCTATCTGGACCCGGCGGTGGCCGGACGGCAACTGCTCGGCTCCCCCGCGCGGGCGACCGGCATCTCGGTGGACGCGGCCGAGGGGGTCCCCGCCGACCGGCTCAGGCAGCGGGTCGTGGCGGCGCTCGGCGCGGACGCCGGGGCGTACGACGTGCAGACCGCGCGGGAGCAGGCCAGGTCGGCGGCGGCGAGCCTCGGCACGTTCCTGGACGTCGTCAAGTACGTCATGCTGGGTTTCGCCGGGGTGGCGCTGCTCGTCGGGGTGTTCCTGATCGTCAACACCTTCTCCATGCTGATCGCCCAGCGCACCCGGGAGCTGGGCCTGCTGCGGGCGCTGGGCGCCGACCGGCGGCAGGTGCGGCGGTCGGTGCTGACGGAGGCGCTGCTGCTCGGTCTGGTCGGCTCCACGCTCGGGCTCGCGACCGGGATCGGCCTCGCGTTCGGGCTGATCCGGCTGATGGGCGTGTTCGGGACGAACCTGGCCGCCGCGCGGATGGTGATCGGCTGGGGCACGCCCGTCGCCGCCTATGTCGTGGGGCTCGGCGTGACCTTCGTGGCCGCCTATCTGCCGGCCCGGCGCGCGGCGGCCGTCTCCCCCATGGCCGCGCTCGCGGACGCCGAGGTCGCCGCGGTGGGCAAGCCGTTGCGGACCCGGGGGGTCGTCGGCGCGGTGGTCGGGACGGCGGGCGCGGCGGCGCTGGCCGGGTGCGCGGCGGCGACACGGACCGCGCCCGCCGCCGCCCTGCTGGGCGTGGGCGTGGCGCTGACGCTGGTCGCGACCGTGGTCGCCGGGCCGCTGCTGGTGCGGCCGGTGATCCGGGTGCTCGGCGGGTCCTTTCCCGCGCTGTTCGGGCCGGTGGGCCGGATGAGTCAGCGCAACGCCCTGCGCAACCCCCGCCGCACCGGCGCGACCGCGGCCGCGCTGATGGTGGGCCTGGCCCTGGTGAGCGGCATGTCGGTGGCGAGCGCGTCCATGTCGGCGTCGTTCGACCGGCGGATCGACAAGACCCTCGGCGCCGACTTCACCGTCCAGAACGCCAACTTCATCCCGTTCACCCGGCAGATCGCCGACCGGGTGGCCGCGACCGGGGGCACCGGGCTGGTCGTGCCGCAGCGACTGACCCGGATCGCGCTGCGGCTGCCCGACGGCGGGCGGGTGGAGACGGGCGCGGCCGCGTACGGCGCCGGGCTCGACGACGTCGTGCACATCGACTACGCGCGCGGCGGCTCGGCGGCGGCGCTCGCCGACGGGCACCTCGCCATGGACGCGACGTTCGCCCGGGACCACGGGGTACGGCCGGGCAGTGTGCTCCCGGTGGACTTCCCGGGCGGGCGCCGGGCGCGGCTGACGGTCGGCGCGCTCACCGAACAGGCCGCCACCGAGGGCTTCGGGAACCAGGGCGGTGTCTTCTTCGGCCTCGGCACACTGGAGCGGTACGCGCCCGGCGGCCAGGACTCCGCGCTCTACGTCGACGCCGCGCCGGGCACGCGGCCGGAGGACCTGCGGCCCCGGCTGGAGCGGACGCTCGCGCCGTTCCCGCAGGTCCAGGTGCGCGACCAGACCGACTACAAGAAGCTGGTCCACGACCAGATCGGCGTGCTGCTGTACCTGGTGTACGCGCTGCTGGGGCTGGCGATCGTCATCGCGGTGCTCGGCGTGGTCAACACGCTCGCGCTGTCGGTGGTGGAACGCACCCGGGAGATCGGGCTGCTGCGCGCGATCGGGCTGGGGCGACGGCAACTGCGGCGGATGATCCGGCTGGAGTCGGTGGTGATCGCGGTGTTCGGCGCGGTGCTCGGGCTGGCGCTGGGCCTGGTGTGGGGCGTGTGCATGCAACAGGTGCTGGCGCTGCGCGGGTTGACGGCGTTCGCGATCCCCTGGGGGACGATCGTGGCGGTGGTGGTCGGCTCCGCGGTGGTGGGGGTCGTGGCCGCGGTGCTGCCCGCGCTGCGGGCCTCCCGGCTGAACGTGCTGGCGGCGATCGCCCACGAGTGA
- a CDS encoding ABC transporter ATP-binding protein translates to MSTAPAAQHAPGRTPGEGTAARARALTKAYGTGETAVLALDSVDVDIARGRFTAVMGPSGSGKSTLMHCLAGLDTVSAGQVWLGDTELTGLRERELTRLRRDRVGFVFQSFNLIPTLTAAENITLPMDIAGRGPDKEWLDQVVDRLGLRDRLTHRPGRLSGGQQQRVACARALASRPELIFADEPTGNLDSRAGLEVLRFLRDAVDDLGQTVVMVTHDPNAAAHADLVLFLADGRLVDELARPTAERVLERMKRFDRARALPDARED, encoded by the coding sequence TTGTCCACGGCCCCTGCCGCGCAGCACGCCCCGGGCCGCACGCCGGGCGAGGGGACCGCGGCCCGCGCCCGCGCGCTGACCAAGGCGTACGGCACCGGCGAGACCGCCGTCCTCGCGCTGGACTCGGTGGACGTGGACATCGCGCGGGGCCGGTTCACCGCCGTGATGGGGCCCTCGGGGTCCGGCAAGTCCACGCTCATGCACTGTCTGGCCGGGCTCGACACGGTGTCGGCCGGGCAGGTGTGGCTGGGCGACACCGAACTCACCGGCCTGCGGGAGCGGGAGCTGACCCGGCTGCGGCGGGACCGGGTCGGGTTCGTGTTCCAGTCGTTCAACCTGATCCCGACGCTGACCGCCGCGGAGAACATCACCCTGCCGATGGACATCGCGGGCCGCGGCCCCGACAAGGAGTGGCTGGACCAGGTCGTCGACAGGCTCGGGCTGCGCGATCGGCTGACGCACCGGCCCGGCCGGCTCTCCGGCGGCCAGCAGCAGCGGGTCGCGTGCGCGCGGGCGCTGGCCTCCCGGCCGGAGCTGATCTTCGCGGACGAGCCGACGGGCAACCTGGACTCGCGGGCGGGCCTGGAGGTGCTGCGCTTTCTGCGCGACGCGGTGGACGACCTGGGGCAGACGGTCGTCATGGTCACGCACGACCCGAACGCCGCCGCCCACGCGGACCTGGTGCTCTTCCTGGCCGACGGGCGGCTCGTGGACGAGCTGGCCCGGCCGACGGCGGAGCGGGTGCTGGAGCGGATGAAACGCTTCGACAGGGCGCGTGCCCTGCCGGACGCGCGGGAGGACTGA
- a CDS encoding class I SAM-dependent methyltransferase, translating into MRLGSKAVGGRREPGAHPVFARYYARASAGAETRLGFARVRGRLLAGLSGRVLEVGAGNGLNFAHYPGTVSEVVAIEPEPLLRRLALESALRAQVPVDVAPGAAEALPVKSEAFDAVVLSLVLCSVRDVARTLGEVRRVLRPGAQVRFFEHGRGGGRPMRFAQRALDLTVWPALAGGCHLSRDPLAALRAAGFELGPHRSLLVPERGPRLPASYCVLGTAWRPDEAGGR; encoded by the coding sequence ATGCGGCTGGGGTCGAAGGCGGTCGGCGGGCGGCGGGAGCCCGGTGCGCATCCGGTGTTCGCCCGGTACTACGCGCGGGCCAGTGCCGGGGCCGAGACGCGGCTGGGGTTCGCCCGGGTGCGGGGACGGCTGCTGGCGGGGCTGAGCGGCCGGGTGCTCGAGGTCGGCGCGGGCAACGGGCTGAACTTCGCGCACTACCCCGGCACCGTCAGCGAGGTCGTCGCCATCGAACCGGAGCCGCTGCTGCGGCGGTTGGCGCTGGAGTCGGCGCTGCGCGCGCAGGTGCCGGTCGACGTCGCACCCGGCGCGGCCGAGGCGCTGCCCGTCAAGAGCGAGGCGTTCGACGCGGTCGTGCTGTCCCTGGTGCTGTGCAGCGTGCGGGACGTGGCGCGGACGCTGGGCGAGGTGCGCCGGGTGCTCCGGCCGGGCGCGCAGGTGCGGTTCTTCGAGCACGGGCGGGGCGGCGGCCGGCCGATGCGGTTCGCACAGCGCGCCCTGGACCTGACGGTGTGGCCGGCGCTCGCCGGCGGCTGTCACCTGTCCCGGGACCCGCTGGCCGCACTGCGGGCCGCGGGGTTCGAACTCGGGCCGCACCGGAGCCTGCTGGTGCCCGAGCGGGGGCCGAGGCTGCCGGCCTCGTACTGTGTGCTGGGCACCGCCTGGCGTCCGGACGAGGCGGGCGGGCGCTGA